From the Pseudoalteromonas tunicata genome, one window contains:
- the rpsJ gene encoding 30S ribosomal protein S10 — MSNQRIRIRLKAFDHRLIDQSTLEIVETAKRTGAQVRGPIPLPTRFERFTVLTSPHVNKDARDQYEIRTHKRLIDIVEPTDKTVDALMRLDLAAGVDVQISLG, encoded by the coding sequence ATGTCAAATCAACGCATTCGTATTCGCCTAAAAGCTTTTGACCATCGTTTGATTGACCAATCAACGTTGGAAATTGTGGAAACTGCGAAACGCACTGGTGCTCAGGTACGTGGTCCAATCCCATTACCTACACGTTTCGAGCGTTTTACTGTACTTACATCACCGCACGTAAACAAAGATGCGCGTGATCAGTATGAGATCCGCACCCATAAACGTCTGATCGACATCGTAGAACCAACTGACAAGACTGTAGACGCTCTAATGCGCCTAGACCTTGCTGCTGGTGTTGATGTTCAGATCAGCCTGGGTTAA
- the rplC gene encoding 50S ribosomal protein L3, producing the protein MALGLVGRKVGMTRIFTEDGVSIPVTVIEATPNRIAQIKTDANDGYNALQVTAGTKKASRVNKAQAGHFAKAGVEAGRGLWEFRLSGDEGSFEVGSEITVELFNDVTKVDVTGTSKGKGFQGGVKRWNFRTQDATHGNSLSHRAPGSIGQNQSPGKVFKGKKMAGHMGAERVTTQNLEVVRVDVERNLLLVKGAVPGSINGDVIVKPAVKA; encoded by the coding sequence ATGGCATTAGGTCTAGTCGGTCGTAAAGTGGGCATGACTCGTATCTTCACTGAAGATGGCGTATCTATCCCAGTAACCGTAATCGAAGCAACTCCTAACCGCATTGCACAAATCAAAACTGATGCAAATGATGGTTATAACGCGCTTCAAGTTACCGCAGGCACTAAAAAAGCAAGCCGCGTAAACAAAGCTCAAGCGGGTCACTTCGCTAAAGCTGGCGTTGAAGCGGGTCGCGGTCTGTGGGAATTCCGTCTATCTGGCGACGAAGGCAGCTTCGAAGTTGGTAGCGAAATCACAGTAGAATTATTCAATGACGTAACTAAAGTTGACGTTACTGGTACTTCTAAAGGTAAAGGCTTCCAAGGTGGTGTTAAGCGCTGGAATTTCAGAACGCAAGATGCTACTCACGGTAATTCACTTTCTCACCGTGCTCCAGGTTCAATTGGTCAAAACCAATCACCTGGTAAAGTATTTAAAGGTAAGAAAATGGCTGGTCACATGGGTGCTGAGCGTGTTACGACTCAAAACCTTGAAGTTGTTCGTGTTGACGTAGAACGTAACTTGTTACTTGTTAAAGGTGCAGTTCCTGGTTCTATCAACGGCGACGTGATCGTTAAACCTGCTGTTAAAGCTTAA
- the rplD gene encoding 50S ribosomal protein L4 — protein MELTLKDASGALEVSEATFGREFNEALVHQVVVAFAAGARQGTRAQKTRSEVSGGGKKPWNQKGTGRARAGTIRSPIWRSGGVTFAAKPQDHSQKVNRKMYRGAIKSILSELVRQDRLVVVESFGIEAPKTKQLVAKLKELELKDVLIVTEEVDENLFLSSRNLYKVDVRDVAGIDPVSLIAFDKVLITAAAVKQLEESLA, from the coding sequence ATGGAATTAACATTGAAAGACGCGTCAGGCGCTCTTGAAGTTTCCGAAGCTACTTTTGGACGTGAGTTTAACGAAGCTCTAGTACACCAAGTAGTAGTTGCTTTTGCAGCTGGTGCTCGTCAAGGTACTCGTGCTCAGAAGACACGTTCTGAAGTAAGCGGTGGCGGTAAAAAGCCGTGGAATCAAAAAGGTACTGGCCGTGCACGTGCTGGTACAATCCGTAGCCCAATTTGGCGCTCGGGTGGTGTGACGTTTGCAGCTAAGCCGCAAGATCACAGCCAAAAAGTAAATCGTAAAATGTATCGCGGTGCGATCAAAAGCATCTTGTCTGAACTAGTTCGTCAAGATCGTTTAGTTGTTGTTGAGAGCTTTGGTATCGAAGCGCCTAAAACAAAGCAACTTGTAGCTAAGTTGAAAGAGCTTGAGCTTAAAGACGTACTAATCGTAACGGAAGAAGTTGATGAGAACTTATTCTTATCTTCTCGTAACCTTTATAAGGTTGACGTACGTGACGTAGCTGGCATTGATCCAGTAAGTCTAATTGCATTCGATAAGGTTCTTATTACTGCTGCTGCAGTTAAGCAACTTGAGGAGTCGTTAGCATGA
- the rplW gene encoding 50S ribosomal protein L23 produces the protein MIREERLLKVILAPHISEKSTNNAETTNTIVFKVVKDATKAEIQAAVAKLFEVEVTGVRTLNVKGKTKRTGARFGRRSDWKKAYVTLKEGSELDFVGGAE, from the coding sequence ATGATCCGTGAAGAACGTTTATTAAAGGTTATTCTAGCACCACACATTTCTGAGAAAAGCACTAACAATGCTGAAACGACAAATACGATCGTTTTCAAAGTTGTTAAAGATGCAACTAAAGCTGAAATTCAAGCTGCAGTAGCAAAGCTTTTTGAAGTTGAAGTAACAGGTGTGCGCACTCTGAACGTTAAGGGTAAAACTAAACGTACTGGTGCTCGTTTCGGTCGTCGTTCAGACTGGAAAAAAGCCTACGTTACTCTTAAAGAAGGCAGCGAGCTAGACTTTGTCGGCGGCGCCGAGTAA
- the rplB gene encoding 50S ribosomal protein L2, which translates to MALQKCKPTSAGRRHVVKVVNQDLHKGKPFAPLLEKNSKSGGRNNNGRITVRHIGGGHKHHYRLVDFKRNKDGIPAVVERLEYDPNRTANIALVLYADGERRYIIAPKGLKAGDQIQSGVDSPIKAGNTMPMRNMPIGATVHNVELKPGKGAQIARSAGSYVQILAREGQYVTLRLRSGEVRKVESDCRATLGEVGNAEHMLRSLGKAGANRWRGIRPTVRGVAMNPVDHPHGGGEGRTSGGRHPVSPWGKPTKGAKTRKNKRTDKFIVRRRTK; encoded by the coding sequence ATGGCACTTCAAAAGTGTAAACCTACTTCTGCGGGTCGTCGTCACGTAGTTAAAGTGGTTAACCAAGATTTACATAAAGGTAAGCCATTTGCACCACTACTAGAGAAAAACTCTAAATCAGGTGGTCGCAATAACAACGGTCGTATCACGGTTCGTCACATCGGTGGTGGTCATAAGCATCATTATCGTTTAGTAGACTTTAAACGTAACAAAGATGGTATTCCAGCTGTTGTTGAGCGTTTAGAATATGATCCAAACCGTACAGCGAACATCGCACTTGTATTATATGCAGACGGTGAGCGTCGTTACATCATTGCACCAAAAGGCTTAAAAGCTGGTGATCAAATCCAGTCTGGTGTTGATTCACCAATCAAAGCTGGTAATACGATGCCAATGCGTAACATGCCTATCGGTGCTACGGTTCATAACGTAGAGTTAAAACCTGGTAAAGGTGCTCAAATTGCACGTTCAGCAGGTTCTTACGTACAGATCCTTGCTCGTGAAGGTCAATACGTAACATTACGTCTTCGTTCAGGCGAAGTACGTAAAGTTGAGTCTGATTGCCGCGCGACACTTGGTGAAGTGGGTAATGCAGAACATATGCTTCGTTCGCTAGGTAAAGCTGGTGCTAATCGCTGGCGTGGTATCCGTCCGACAGTTCGTGGTGTTGCCATGAACCCGGTAGATCACCCACACGGTGGTGGTGAAGGTCGTACATCTGGTGGTCGTCATCCTGTGTCTCCATGGGGTAAACCGACTAAGGGTGCTAAGACTCGTAAGAACAAGCGTACTGATAAATTTATAGTACGTCGTCGTACTAAGTAA
- the rpsS gene encoding 30S ribosomal protein S19 — MPRSLKKGPFIDLHLLKKVEKALESGDKKPIKTWSRRSMIIPTMIGLTIAVHNGRQHVPVFVSDEMIGHKLGEFAPTRTYRGHAADKKAKKR; from the coding sequence ATGCCACGCTCTCTCAAGAAGGGTCCTTTTATAGACCTACACTTGCTGAAGAAGGTAGAGAAAGCTTTGGAAAGCGGTGACAAGAAGCCAATTAAAACTTGGAGCCGTCGTTCAATGATCATCCCTACAATGATCGGATTGACCATTGCTGTCCATAATGGTCGTCAACACGTACCTGTGTTCGTAAGTGACGAAATGATCGGTCATAAACTAGGTGAATTTGCACCTACTCGCACTTATCGCGGCCATGCTGCAGATAAGAAAGCGAAGAAACGATAA
- the rplV gene encoding 50S ribosomal protein L22 encodes MQALAKHKFASGSAQKARLVADQVRGLPVDKALQILAFSPKKAAVLVKKVLESAIANAEHNEGADIDELRVATIFVDEGPSMKRILPRAKGRADRILKRTSHITVVVSDN; translated from the coding sequence ATGCAAGCATTAGCTAAACATAAATTCGCCTCCGGTTCGGCGCAAAAAGCGCGTTTAGTTGCTGATCAAGTCCGTGGACTTCCAGTAGACAAAGCGCTACAAATCCTAGCTTTCAGCCCTAAAAAAGCGGCTGTATTAGTTAAGAAAGTGCTAGAGTCAGCTATCGCAAACGCGGAGCACAACGAAGGTGCCGACATTGATGAGCTACGTGTAGCTACGATTTTTGTGGATGAAGGTCCATCAATGAAACGTATTCTACCACGTGCTAAAGGACGCGCTGATCGCATCCTTAAGCGTACAAGTCACATCACTGTAGTGGTTTCTGATAACTAG
- the rpsC gene encoding 30S ribosomal protein S3, which translates to MGQKVHPTGIRLGISKPWVSTWYANTKDFPEMLFGDHKVRTFLTKELKAASVSKIIIERPAKSIRVTIHTARPGIVIGKKGEDVEKLRLVVSKIAGVPAQINISEIRKPELDAKLVADSIASQLERRVMFRRAMKRAVQNAMRIGAKGIKVEVSGRLGGAEIARSEWYREGRVPLHTLRADIDYSTSEALTTYGIIGVKVWIFKGEVIGGLPLKQQEQEKPAKPRAPKKAKKSAK; encoded by the coding sequence ATGGGACAAAAAGTTCATCCTACTGGTATTCGCCTAGGTATTTCTAAACCTTGGGTGTCTACTTGGTACGCGAATACTAAAGATTTTCCTGAAATGCTTTTTGGTGATCACAAAGTACGTACATTCCTTACTAAGGAATTGAAAGCGGCTTCTGTGTCTAAAATCATCATCGAGCGTCCAGCTAAATCAATCCGAGTAACAATTCACACGGCTCGCCCTGGTATTGTTATCGGTAAAAAAGGCGAAGACGTAGAGAAATTACGTCTTGTAGTATCTAAAATTGCAGGTGTACCGGCTCAGATCAACATTTCTGAAATCCGTAAACCAGAATTAGATGCAAAATTAGTTGCTGACAGCATCGCATCTCAGCTTGAGCGTCGCGTTATGTTCCGTCGCGCTATGAAGCGTGCGGTTCAAAATGCAATGCGCATTGGCGCTAAAGGTATCAAAGTTGAAGTTAGCGGTCGTCTAGGCGGCGCTGAAATCGCACGTTCTGAATGGTATCGTGAAGGTCGTGTACCTTTACATACTCTTCGTGCAGATATTGATTATTCAACTTCTGAAGCTTTAACCACTTATGGCATCATCGGTGTAAAAGTTTGGATCTTCAAAGGCGAAGTGATCGGTGGTTTACCACTGAAACAACAAGAGCAAGAGAAGCCGGCCAAACCACGTGCACCGAAGAAAGCCAAAAAAAGTGCTAAGTAG
- the rplP gene encoding 50S ribosomal protein L16 produces the protein MLQPKRTKFRKMHKGRNRGLAQNGNKVSFGSFGLKATGRGRMTARQIEAARRAMTRHVKRQGKIWIRVFPDKPITEKPLEVRMGKGKGSVEYWVAEIQPGRVLYEMEGVSEQIAREAFDLASRKLPFKTTFVTRTVM, from the coding sequence ATGTTACAGCCAAAACGTACAAAATTCCGTAAAATGCACAAAGGCCGCAACCGTGGTCTAGCGCAAAACGGTAACAAAGTAAGCTTCGGTAGTTTCGGTTTGAAAGCTACTGGTCGTGGTCGTATGACTGCTCGTCAAATTGAAGCAGCTCGTCGTGCTATGACACGTCACGTTAAGCGCCAAGGTAAAATTTGGATCCGTGTTTTTCCTGATAAACCAATCACAGAAAAACCGCTTGAAGTTCGTATGGGTAAAGGTAAGGGTAGCGTTGAGTACTGGGTTGCTGAAATTCAGCCAGGCCGTGTACTTTATGAAATGGAAGGTGTTTCTGAGCAAATCGCTCGTGAAGCATTCGACCTTGCTTCTCGTAAATTACCATTCAAGACAACTTTCGTAACTCGGACGGTGATGTAA
- the rpmC gene encoding 50S ribosomal protein L29: protein MKASELKDKNVEELNTELLALLREQFNLRMQSSTGQLAQTHLLRTVRRDIARVKTVINQKAGQ from the coding sequence ATGAAAGCTAGTGAACTTAAAGACAAAAATGTTGAAGAGTTAAATACTGAACTTTTAGCTTTACTTCGTGAGCAATTCAACTTGCGCATGCAGTCAAGCACTGGTCAATTAGCTCAAACTCATTTGCTAAGAACAGTACGTCGCGATATCGCGCGTGTTAAAACAGTTATTAACCAGAAGGCAGGTCAATAA
- the rpsQ gene encoding 30S ribosomal protein S17: MSDTIRTLQGRVISDKMEKSFVVAIERQVKHPIYGKFIKRTTKLHVHDEANVAKTGDVVTIRECAPISKTKSWTLVSVVETAKG, translated from the coding sequence ATGAGCGATACAATTCGTACTCTTCAAGGCCGTGTAATCAGTGACAAGATGGAGAAATCTTTCGTTGTTGCTATTGAACGTCAAGTGAAGCACCCAATCTATGGTAAATTCATCAAACGTACAACTAAGTTACACGTACATGACGAAGCAAACGTAGCTAAAACTGGTGACGTGGTTACAATCCGCGAATGTGCACCAATTTCTAAGACAAAATCTTGGACTTTAGTTAGCGTTGTTGAAACAGCTAAAGGTTAA
- a CDS encoding RNA-binding S4 domain-containing protein — MSTANIIIELEEEPIELCKLLKILDLVEGGGQAKMLITNGFISLNDEVCVQKRKKIYGGDILQFDGELFEITLAEGIIPAERSVASPREEEQISEPQQAANKPTKSKQPTKAKNNKQAQNQKNNQPKAPSNGTGRKPISFG, encoded by the coding sequence ATGTCCACTGCAAATATCATCATCGAACTAGAAGAAGAGCCAATTGAGCTGTGTAAACTCCTTAAAATATTGGATCTAGTTGAAGGTGGTGGCCAGGCAAAAATGCTTATCACCAATGGCTTTATTAGTCTCAATGACGAAGTCTGTGTTCAAAAACGTAAAAAAATTTATGGCGGCGATATTTTACAGTTTGATGGTGAGCTATTTGAAATAACTCTAGCTGAAGGCATTATTCCTGCTGAGCGTTCTGTTGCAAGCCCAAGAGAAGAAGAGCAGATAAGCGAGCCTCAACAAGCAGCTAATAAACCAACAAAAAGCAAACAGCCAACAAAGGCTAAAAATAACAAACAAGCACAAAATCAAAAAAATAATCAGCCAAAAGCACCCAGTAATGGCACTGGCAGAAAACCTATTTCCTTTGGTTAA
- a CDS encoding nuclear transport factor 2 family protein, translating to MLSKHVFIAKKYVTKLISRVMICMSLGLVSYVQGVEMPQLSEEEQVTVQIVDLQLQAYNNQNITAFAATYHDDVEIHAFPGGLQYQGKDELIKHYGKKFAELKCLNASSLTRMVQGRFLVDHELAQSCSKKAGEVDQSIKVIAAYEIVDGLIKRVTFMR from the coding sequence ATGTTATCTAAGCATGTATTTATCGCTAAAAAGTACGTAACAAAATTAATATCGCGCGTTATGATTTGTATGAGCCTTGGTTTGGTATCGTATGTGCAAGGAGTCGAAATGCCACAATTGAGCGAAGAAGAACAAGTAACAGTGCAAATTGTTGATTTGCAACTACAGGCTTATAACAATCAGAATATTACCGCTTTTGCAGCCACATATCATGATGATGTTGAAATTCATGCCTTTCCCGGCGGATTGCAATATCAGGGTAAAGACGAGTTAATTAAGCATTATGGTAAAAAGTTTGCCGAATTAAAATGCCTTAATGCCAGTTCGTTAACGCGTATGGTGCAAGGGCGATTTTTAGTTGATCATGAACTTGCACAGTCTTGCAGTAAAAAAGCTGGAGAAGTAGACCAAAGCATTAAAGTCATTGCAGCTTATGAAATTGTTGATGGCCTAATTAAACGCGTAACGTTTATGCGTTAA